A single genomic interval of Armigeres subalbatus isolate Guangzhou_Male chromosome 1, GZ_Asu_2, whole genome shotgun sequence harbors:
- the LOC134206596 gene encoding inositol polyphosphate-4-phosphatase type I A isoform X5, whose protein sequence is MQAIGLAGYDVKRAQLKYLREQIDKKRGMIHDVDVDMLRLQTGKEIELNEVPICESAISCDNLLCDGNGKPPNPSVVVQVTSNNRAASGWVKYGRTEVIERSSNPQFICTITFRAGDGLNAKSQIRFTAYDVREKVTQTAVPIGWAEVALGVITDTSRLRIPLRTQSPCGGNAGFITIATCAPDLEKKTSRSPAKAGMDHQQHQQQQAIGHRRSQSLPPKLGVKLFIPPPSKVALVFTNPSIHTYRLHSGLGGDISVQEIMLESQLCYIIPQQLLSIWIAREKELLQEISGMGELGGEWRHRQMELLDKHLKLLKDYSQAKQFLMQQQQQGKYFKASCKKADETLEFAPVNLHLQRMWAHNDTLKRAGVLDVTTVGAFTRHSGKSKTGGLIKLLQQIKDANAKNGGNSEKVAAANDAVQAIKQLRKEIVEIMSQLLFLAKSKNPKGMLSLCNDMMTKTRALLNIWEPTLVEEAFAFIERHRIIEDGTDGSGATGTGNGIAMSPFKKITQQLGALDLKSPELEDFSTPMGPAPDLWPQVRTSKSGVLGAFGSSTKSKSPSSVDISTIATIQSTFNQMSNSKSKDYVMSCSLPAACYLPTEQPKETKSRRSTPTETSGSGSDLKFSETHFDVNGEVTSSTPVATPGEASVKSPEVEKAEEATPEACRSRGLSVNQLLENKNELLSNVYDENGYLIENTAIVLGHNGAFLDTKVMSSSPSANYYRPTEEPEPLDLTQLNIEASVMCLVSKVKFLCGRCGSPAVRLRQPKGSLKSGRGVPFGTIPPDVVTSQPLSLPCADGLEQEKDSMAMSGNLPKDLLPGPSGKPPLCSKDLNLALTQAVGEVTRKVKKGNKFTDGLDLSMTTDWASELRPSMKKLRQAMDGLLKTARLMHSVQRLQQDMKKTSTALAVMYRRDVCFSQALTSLVSALMAKLWGQNVTENYISLLCNLGPLACFEGFLSLYGSETDMWGDMGVAIADLGSVSFTLVRSNIQRDSKAVPVPRVIGSRQQMSVLIPVPESVFCHLPTKESTSFKVTPVFFNIGINEKATLAETLGYTKEQHRSNWDNYDRLKQYHARYKHIPFNFVNPSCSAALDTPTKTGLATTQQKEVLVPEHAVTGLFGEMEDQLRANSSKNYRILTLAEDITRSMQGLRFTSCKSAKDRTSMGVTLEQCRVLQQEFHLSSANAQNVLDTMRSEGTRSDNTMKNIGLRKYAFNLPQVLSLPQVYRPPAGAYGKAQSRRGHLRAEVISKCCQQVIAVLSKRWKEIHKGISIAS, encoded by the exons AGCTCAACGAAGTGCCCATCTGCGAGTCGGCCATCTCGTGCGACAACCTTCTGTGCGATGGGAACGGAAAACCGCCGAATCCGTCGGTTGTGGTGCAGGTCACCTCCAACAACCGCGCTGCCAGCGGTTGGGTCAAATACGGTCGCACGGAAGTAATCGAGCGGAGCTCGAACCCTCAGTTCATCTGCACGATAACGTTCCGCGCCGGGGATGGTCTCAACGCCAAATCGCAAATTCGTTTCACAGCGTATGACGTGCGGGAGAAGGTTACCCAAACGGCGGTGCCCATTGGGTGGGCAGAGGTGGCCCTCGGGGTTATAACGGACACCTCGCGGCTGAGGATACCCTTGAGAACGCAGAGCCCCTGCGGTGGGAATGCCGGTTTTATAACGATTGCAACGTGTGCGCCCGATTTGGAGAAGAAAACGTCGCGATCGCCGGCTAAAGCCGGCATGGATCATCAacagcatcagcagcagcaggcTATCGGGCATCGCCGGTCGCAATCGTTGCCGCCCAAGCTGGGTGTGAAACTGTTCATACCGCCGCCCTCGAAGGTGGCGCTGGTGTTCACCAATCCTAGC ATTCACACCTACCGGCTGCATTCCGGATTGGGTGGCGACATCAGCGTCCAGGAAATCATGCTCGAAAGTCAGCTCTGCTACATTATCCCTCAacaattgct CTCTATATGGATCGCCCGCGAGAAGGAACTGCTGCAGGAAATCTCCGGAATGGGTGAACTGGGCGGAGAGTGGCGTCACCGCCAGATGGAACTGCTGGACAAACATCTGAAGCTGCTGAAAGACTACTCCCAAgcgaagcaattcctgatgcaacaacagcagcaaggCAAGTACTTCAAGGCCAGCTGCAAGAAGGCAGACGAAACGCTGGAGTTTGCTCCGGTTAATCTGCACTTGCAACGGATGTGGGCTCACAACGATACGCTGAAGCGGGCGGGCGTATTGGATGTTACGACTGTTGGCGCGTTCACTCGACATTCGGGGAAGTCCAAGACGGGTGGCTTGATCAAGTTGTTGCAACAGATCAAGGATGCCAATGCCAAGAATGGTGGG AACTCCGAAAAGGTGGCAGCGGCAAATGACGCGGTGCAAGCGATCAAGCAACTCCGGAAGGAAATCGTGGAGATCATGTCCCAGCTACTCTTCTTGGCAAAATCCAAAAACCCGAAAGGGATGCTTTCACTGTGCAACGACATGATGACCAAAACTCGGGCTCTGCTCAACATTTGGGAGCCCACCTTGGTGGAAGAGGCATTCGCATTCATCGAACGGCATCGGATAATTGAAGATGGGACGGACGGTTCCGGTGCGACTGGAACTGGGAACGGCATTGCGATGTCCCCGTTCAAAAAGATCACCCAACAGTTGGGTGCACTGGATCTGAAAAGCCCGGAACTGGAAGATTTCTCCACTCCAATGGGACCAGCTCCTGATTTGTGGCCGCAGGTTCGAACCAGCAAGTCCGGAGTCCTGGGAGCGTTCGGCAGCAGTACGAAATCCAAATCTCCATCCTCGGTGGACATCAGCACCATTGCGACCATCCAGAGCACATTCAACCAGATGAGCAATAGCAAATCAAAGGATTATGTGATGTCATGTTCGCTGCCGGCAGCGTGCTATCTCCCGACGGAACAACCAAAGGAAACCAAATCGAGGAGATCTACCCCAACGGAAACGTCCGGGTCGGGAAGTGATCTCAAGTTCAGTGAGACTCATTTCGATGTCAATGGGGAGGTTACGAGTTCGACGCCGGTTGCAACCCCGGGAGAGGCTTCCGTAAAATCGCCCGAAGTGGAGAAAGCGGAAGAAGCCACACCGGAAGCGTGTCGGTCCCGGGGGCTGTCCGTGAATCAACTCCTGGAGAATAAGAACGAGCTTTTGTCAAACGTATACGACGAGAATGGCTATTTAATCGAAAACACGGCGATCGTTTTGGGTCATAATGGGGCTTTCCTGGACACGAAGGTGATGAGTTCGAGCCCATCGGCGAATTACTACAGACCCACGGAAGAACCAGAACCACTGGATTTGACCCAGCTCAACATCGAAGCCAGTGTGATGTGCCTTGTCAGTAAGGTCAAATTCCTATGCGGTCGGTGTGGAAGTCCGGCGGTTCGGCTGAGACAACCGAAGGGTTCCTTGAAGTCCGGACGGGGTGTTCCGTTTGGGACGATCCCTCCCGATGTGGTTACCAGTCAACCGCTGTCGCTGCCTTGCGCGGACGGACTCGAGCAGGAAAAGGATTCCATGGCGATGTCCGGAAATCTTCCCAAGGATCTTCTGCCGGGTCCATCCGGGAAACCACCGCTCTGTAGTAAGGACCTCAACCTGGCGTTGACGCAGGCGGTCGGCGAGGTGACGCGTAAGGTTAAGAAAGGTAACAAATTTACGGACGGTTTGGATCTGTCGATGACAACGGATTGGGCATCGGAGTTGCGACCTTCGATGAAGAAACTCCGACAGGCCATGGATGGACTGCTGAAGACGGCAAGACTGATGCACTCCGTTCAACGGTTGCAGCAGGACATGAAGAAAACTTCGACGGCGTTGGCGGTAATGTACCGAAGGGATGTTTGCTTTTCTCAGGCGTTGACTTCGTTGGTTTCGGCGCTGATGGCGAAGCTCTGGGGCCAGAACGTCACGGAGAACTACATCAGTTTGTTGTGCAATTTGGGGCCGTTGGCTTGTTTCGAAGGATTTCTTTCCTTGTACGGAAGTGAGACGGATATGTGGGGAGACATGGGCGTGGCCATTGCCGATTTGGGCTCGGTTAGTTTTACTTTGGTACGAAGCAATATTCAAAGGGACTCGAAGGCGGTGCCAGTTCCGCGGGTTATCGGATCAAGGCAGCAGATGAGTGTTCTGATTCCGGTTCCGGAATCGGTATTCTGCCATCTTCCAACGAAGGAGAGTACAAGCTTTAAG GTCACTCCGGTTTTCTTCAACATCGGCATCAACGAGAAGGCAACGTTGGCGGAAACGCTGGGCTACACCAAGGAGCAGCACCGTTCCAACTGGGACAACTACGACCGGCTGAAGCAATACCACGCCCGATACAAACATATTCCGTTCAACTTTGTCAATCCTTCCTGCTCGGCCGCATTGGATACGCCGACGAAGACCGGTCTGGCCACCACCCAGCAGAAGGAGGTGCTGGTGCCGGAGCATGCCGTGACCGGTCTGTTCGGCGAGATGGAGGACCAGCTGCGGGCGAACAGTTCGAAGAACTACCGGATATTGACGCTGGCCGAAGATATCACGCGGTCGATGCAGGGATTGCGCTTTACCTCGTGCAAAAGTGCCAAGGATCGTACCTCGATGGGCGTTACGCTGGAGCAGTGCCGGGTACTGCAGCAGGAGTTCCATCTGTCGAGTGCCAACGCGCAGAACGTGTTGGATACGATGCGGAG cgAAGGGACCCGCTCGGACAATACGATGAAGAACATCGGACTGCGGAAGTACGCCTTCAACTTGCCGCAGGTCCTGTCGCTTCCGCAGGTGTATCGACCGCCGGCCGGTGCCTACGGGAAGGCCCAATC